The nucleotide sequence ATTTACAACAGTATGAAATATTTTCCATATTGTCATTATTTTATTAGTTATTTGGACAAGATTTATGTGCACGTGTACGCTATCTATACCGCGAGATTATGACGACACAACAATAAATAATTGTGAACAATAAACAACAATAAATATTTTGCCACGCATTGTTTAATAAACTAACGTCTCGAAACATTTCAAGTCGTTtggtccaattttaaaaaagttgccTCTCGCAAAATATCTGGACGACGATATTTGGACCGTTTATCTTGAAAGCGGTGCaagtcaatttaaaaaaaatgagatatcaCAAAATTTATGATTAATTCAGTGTaacctttttatttatttataactaaaGCAAATAGACTCGcgccactttcaaaacaaaCGTTCCATTTAATCAGAACCAAACGATTTCGTTAATTCGCAACTGTTTCCAAGGGAATCGTTAAATTTTCCACAGAGCTCGAAAGGCCGAGATTAGATCAACGAGTCGCACGAATCGCAGTATTATTCCTTGGAAGTACATACCGTCGAGTTATGCGGCGGGTCAATCGATTTGCAACGTGAAAAATGCGTCTCGAAAGTTCGTCGATCAAAGTCCGTTCGGCAGAATTAAGAAGCCGATTTGTTTAACAACGCCGGGCACGTTTCCCGTTGAATCCGGACTGATATCGACGCGCAACGGTAATTGTCCCGTGAAATATATTCGCGGTTTTCTTCTGTCGAGATTTTTATCACCGTTTCGCCTCGTATCGGATCGCGTGACCTCGTTTCCGTGTGGCTTGAATCCTGCGGTCCGGCTGGATATCGATCTGAACAAAAGGAAGTCATTAATCGAATCGCAGATGAGACTCTGTCGCGCGGTCGGGGAGTTTTTTTTAAACAACTTCCCCGCCGATGATCGTTCCCAGTCATTTGGTTCGGCCCTATCTCTCTGCCCCGCCGTCCGCCCTTTAATCCCTCGCTGAATAGAGAATTTAACCTGTTACCAAGGGAAAGACGGGCGCAGCTCGTCGCTTGTATTCAACTACCGCTTGAAAGCATCCGGACGCTAGTTTATTTTTGGCAGAATGTCATTTCAATGCCAGATGAAAGGTGCCATTCGCCATTCATTGCCGTCCCAGACTTTTTATCGTTTAATCATCGTTCGATTAATTTGCTGCAACGAAATTGCCGTTCGTTAGCGAGAAATTTCACTCGACTCCGAACACTGTTTCATCGTCGATGAAACCACGTACATTTTACTATTTGTACTGTTACcgtttgttatttaaaaaaaaaaaccactAATTGCTACGTCCGGCGAAAGGAAGTATTCGAACAACACCTCTcagaacgcaataacttttttaagagCGGATCGATCGACTGGAATCTTCTTCGAAACGTTTCAGAGGGTTGGTTCACTggaaaatgtttaaaatattgCTTTTTAATCGCGCCATTAATCTTGCTCGCcgtaaagaaatatatttatcgTACGATCAACACGGTTTTCACTTCGTTTTATTGCTTACTGTGCGTCGCTCCGTCGTGTTTCTATTATTTATAGCGAAACTGGAACCACGCtcgagcgaaacaaatttttcgaTAATCTGCCGACATTCTAAAATCTGTATGGAAATAGAATGTCGTTAATAATTCAGCCAAACAAATATATCCGCGTTTCTTTTTCCCATAAATATTCATCCGTGCATCggtcgaagtattgaacaacgCTACGCCTAAGTCGCGCGCGGCATACGTACCGGGTGTGCCGAATATCGTGGCGCATAACCGAGCAGCGAAACTGACAGCTCGCATGCGAACAAGCTTATACGACGATTTAAAGAGTGTTCTCTTCTTTTTGCCAGGTGTCTCTCGGAGGTTTGGCCGACCGAGCCGGCGTGCACGCCGGCGACCTGGTTGTCAAAATAAACGGAGAGACTGTACAGCACTTGAGACACAGCGAAGTTCACGAACGCCTCATCAAAGCCGGAAACGAATTTACATTGACCGTACTGCGAAATCTGAAATTCGAACGAGCCGTCAAACAGGAATAACGCGACCCTCCGACTGCCATTTGCTTCCCCTTGTCTTAACATGTGCCCCCTTCCATCGAAATTCACGAAAGACGTGCATGCTTAAATAAAACGATTCTACGACTTTTGATATCTACATACCACTGAGAGATTTGTCGAAAAACTTTGTGAACATtgttatgaaaaatataatgatTTATAATTACTGACCTCGATGTTGTTCCAGCGTTAACATCCACCCCATTGGAATAATTATTTCGGGTGAATAGCATTTTAACTATCATGCTATATCTAGGGATTAATTATTTTCATCTGAATAACAAGTCTGAAATTTATCAGACCTTCTTATTTCAGAGAATTGTTGTTACGAAATTACCTAGGAAGTAATTCGCTTTTTTGAAAATTGTTGTACAAAAATTGTCGGATATTTAGACGCGAAATAAGTAAACGTATTATgttgttttcattaaaaattaaaaatatcactgtcactaTGATCTATAGTTGCAGAATAGGGAAGCGCAAGTTTTCGTTATTTAAGAATCCTTCGCGTAAAACGTGAGAGATCTGATATCGAGTAACGAAGATCATCGACAACCATTGCAAACGCGTTGCAAACGACCTGAATACCGTAAAAAAAATTCGAACGCGCAAATCTAAATTATTAACTTTCTATTTCCACTCGACTGGCCTAGTTTGCAATCCCCAGACACGCCGGAGCCCGAAAAAAGGGGGCGGAACTGGTGAAAACAGGATTGTTTAAACTGTTTTGGGAGAACGGGGTTATCGGGTTACACATACACCGCCATTTTTATTCGACGAAGAATTCTAGAATTTGTAGAAAGCGTCGCAGATagtttataaaaaaaagaaaggaacgtTAAAAACGTTTGTCGAAGCGAATCTGAAACGCAATTGTTACCGCGATTTacttatttcgaataaaagaatttataCTTGTAGATTTATAGTTTTCGTCCAGGATATTTTGCACCTGTAATTAAGAATAATGAAACGAAAATAAAGATATCGAGTTGTCGTTGCGTGCCGCCAATTGACCCACATCGTAAAATGCAATTTGTCAATTATTGATCCGGTATCGTCTTCGATCGTGTCGCCGGTGTCACCGAGCCGTCGGCCTCTTAACGCGCCGGTATAAATTGCAATTAACAGATTCTATTAAACGGCGGATCGAAAGTTTCAGACCAGTTCGTTAAAACGGTTTCGCGCATCGGCAAAGTAGGAGATAAATAAATTACACAGTGCGATTTAGCGTAGTCTTCGACGATCTTTAACTTTTTCGTTTGCTCGAATATGCCGAAATTTGTTTTCGCTTGGCCGCGTGGCAGaattataattatgaaaatttaGATGAGACATCCGTGTGTGCCTTTCGTTTCATCTTTTCACGCAAGTTCGTTCGAACTATGATTTTTATTTGTAACATTCAGACTG is from Megalopta genalis isolate 19385.01 chromosome 12, iyMegGena1_principal, whole genome shotgun sequence and encodes:
- the LOC143260385 gene encoding PDZ and LIM domain protein 3 translates to MEIVIPLKRSDNQSWGVRLSGGVDFSFPLSVVRVSLGGLADRAGVHAGDLVVKINGETVQHLRHSEVHERLIKAGNEFTLTVLRNLKFERAVKQE